atttacaaattcccATCACCCTAAATCAGAATTTATAGTGATATtccataagttatttttttaggcTCTATCTTAAGTACCATAGTGAGTTAAGGATTTTTTGCATCCTAAGACCTTAAGAACATTACAGACAAAAGTTAATCTAATTGCGATATGAGAAAAGATAAGTGATGTTATCATTCCACCGAATTAATTAATCCAGAATACAATATACTgacatattaaaatgatatattttaataaacgttaaattttaaaatacaaaattttatattttgtatgtatatatttaaatcgaaaattaCCTGATATTTGAGCACCTTTATTGATCACCACAACTCGAAGGAACTAAGAGTGAATTGTTCACTGATGGCAAATCTCATTTCTTACGTTTTAACTTGAATGCCTTAATGTAAACCGAAAAAAGCTGAAGCGAAATAATAATACAGCATAGTAAGAATGCTGCTAcagaaatctcaaaaaaaaaattaggaatatacAGGCTGAGATATACATTCAAGTGCAACGAACTGTGGGTATGGCTGCACgagatcataaaaatttaaagaattttatcaacTGCGTGATCATAGTTTTGATGTAGAAATGTAAATTGTAgtagataaaaatgtaattaatgcaTATCGCACtggaaaatatcatttatctCTTATGCGaagattcctttttttaattatttcagattcgttAAAAACGAAAGCATCTCGCAAATGGCAATAAGTTGGCTCAGCCAACCAGAatgattctgaattttaatcTCGAATCCAATTTATCGTTGAAGCCCTATCTATGAATACTtcaaacctaaaataaattaataagttgaCGCATTGATAATTACTGTAAGAagtgaattgttattttttatattttgcatggTACTATGCTAACTACATGCACAAGGAATGAAaccaaaaattttcacaaatatcatGCAAGGGATGGGttggaaaacttttaaaaaatagatttcattggAGTTTATTAAAAATCCTCTATTCATACAAAGTTTGATTCAGTATTTCAAAGTATTAAATGTTTTGCTTTCCTaaccaaaaataataatggcACTCGTcgctttatcatttttaatatcgtAAATCTGAAGTTTGTTTTAGCACTGGCTATTTTTGTTTGActtcttgaaagaattttatttctaaaacaatctCATTATGTAATgggaaaaatacatttaactttCTGTTAtacagtatcaaaatattttttcagtaatgtTCATTCATAGACAGTTTTTAAAACGTCACTTAAGTTAGaatcataatttcttttcttcaaaatctttctTTCGACATTTATCAAGAATATGTCATTTATATCACCaccaatattaaaaagaatgcatttataaatatcttaaaataatcttttggaGCAAAGTGatgcaaatttgaattttcaataatttttttctctataaataattttttaaaaaatattgggtttttttttaatctgaatactAGTTTTTGaatttcgatatttaaattttagttttaaaaaacattttcaaaattttagttcaataaaaacaaatgaaaacacaGATGCAAATAAAAACTGAACTTAAACTCTCGTttactcaataaaaatattcccGGGACTCGGGTGCAATATTTGATTCAGTAAAGATCTGCTATATATACTTGTGAATTCATAATTTGTTCCTACAAAAGCATGAAgattataaggaataaaaatagtataaaaaataggaataaaaaagaagaaatgaaatgaattctgcCCGAAATCTATGAGAAGCCATCGTCGGGAAGAAATTCaaactaggatttttttttctatgaggaGCCTGACAATCTTTCAAAAACTGAACCCATGTGACCCAAAAAAATCTCAGGAAATTgcagttttagaatttaataattttaaagattctaatttttttgtcttaattacttttgcattattctcgttcataaaatatatttcattaaaatattttaaagataagaagtcttgaattattcatttacttagattttattagttttattttcattgtcatgTTATATGTCAATACAAATACAAATCGCCATGTCAATATGTCATGACGATGTTATGTCAGTAAGTTAATACAAACATAAATCgctactttttttctttgttttttgtttactatatctacaatacaaaaaaataagaaaatgaattaagccattttagaagaaaaaacatCATAATGAGAGATATTTTTGATAGGGGatttatataaattgctttaaagaTGTAGAGATTGGGAGATATCTGCTAAGAAAAGCAGGGTGtaagtttattatataaaaaaaatcgacaaatgatttagtttcatattttatttcacaaattatatacaataatatatactCATTATAAAAGACGATATACATTTTCGGCACATTCGTTAATTCTTTGTGCATATTGCATTGATgctaaaataaacagaaacagccctaaatcatataaattattaggatttaaaataaaaaaatatagaaaatagttAATTATGTACTTATATGTAAACacaacttattttcaaatattgtgtatataaatttttttatatgatttcaatCTTAAGTAACATaacttcaatatttattataaaattacctTTCAATGCCATAAAATCATTGTACTTAATATTTTGATCCTATTTTCTCGATTTATGAAATTCTTCTTCCAGAAGTTGCAGATATTTGTTGCCgttgtgaaatattaattgtgATCTTTCATTTGCTTTATCATAGAAgctgaaattgatattttacacTCATTTAACAATAATCCTCCTGACAGGCTTAAAACCCTATGCAAAAACCCCTCCTTCCCAATCTAAATTAATCTACAAAAACCAAAAATCCTTGTAACTCCTTCCATTCAAAGTAAATCCTCTAGTAACATTGTGGCTGTTCGACGCTCTCGGATTCTGCAAGTAAAACTTTAAAAGACGAATCTCTTTATCTTCTTGTTGAAGTAGTTTACTCAAATCCGATTCTTTGAAATGAGTGTCTGAATTAGACAAACCTGAGAAAAAGATTTCATCCGGTTTCAAAGTAGCAGTATTTTGGATTGatgaaaaatgtgtttctctataagtattaaaataagctTGAGGTTGCTGATACTTCCACAAAAATGCTGGTTTTTGGCTTGTTCCATTTTGCAATTTTGGCGATGTTGTTGGTTTCTCGCCAAACTGAAGATTCAGCCATGATGATGGATGTGTTGGAATTTTTGCATTGCTATATTTGCTTTTGATGGTAtttgtgcttttatttctttggctttgttttgaaatttccaaGGCATACTTAGGGTATTTTGTAATGGAAGTGTCTTTCGAGTACTTTTGCTTTGTACTTTTGGAAAAAGGAGAAAAGTCAAAGTATTTGTTCCTAATGTCATTTTGATTTGGCGAGTAAGGAAAGCTGTTGTAGCTCTTTCCAATGGCGATGTCTGCGCAACCTCTAAATGTCTCTTGGGGTCCACATCCAAGTCTTGACTGGCCATCTTCGCATCGGCCCCAGTTATtgcctgaaaaaatatattattttatttttacctgaaATTTACTAATctgcataaataataatagatttatatggtaaagtttttattaaattttttacaaagagAATTTGATGTCgaataatatagaaatacttGCTCAAATTGATAATGTTCCGtttcttaaaaatgtaagattaaattattttatattttatgaaagaatttttacttttttaaatatacccACAGCGtaaccatttttaataattatatatacccATGGAACAAAAACTtacttagaattttctttaaagaagaatatttaaatgaccTATTTCTCAGAAGCAgctttttttaatctctttttccttttgattttggtttaaatcttagaaaacaaaaagtaactttcacatttattaaatcaagtcaaaaaatgtactaaatgaaataaaatgattaaagaaagattatcgtaaaataaagtaaaagaaacattagaaataatcttaagattaatttatatcttttgtaTGTTCCTTCACAAATGCATGAAAATCCATCTTATAtggaatttagcttttttttaacgTGGAAAACAGTTTCgtcatgaaaagtattttttttatttaactttcaaagaacaaaatttaactgtCATATCTACCATTTgatacaaactttaaaaataaaggaacaaaatgttctttaaaaaatcgcTTGAAAAATGTTAACGGTTTAGCAAAACTAAATTAAAGACGAATTCACTTCTTTGGATTCACTTCACAAGTAGTGGCAACAACGAAACAGCTACACTTAAGAGgtaaattattaactatattttaccCTTTACTTCGAACTGTAATAAAATCAATTGATTCAATTTATgcttaataaattctttcaaactgAAGgaggtttaaataaatatataggataagatatgaaatgtttttttttcattcgtagcaatgaaaaacttttattgtttcgttgttcaaattttgtttgtactgtttctctaaataaattaatgtatctCAATACtgattttttcctccttttttttcttaatactatttttaattaacagctTCATTCCTTTTTTGTAAATTCTTCacttttcatattgttttttaaaataattaaattatgtgaactaaaaaaaaatcagaaattcttcactttcaaatataaggttatatataaccaatctaaagtaagaaatattttgaaaacgaagctaaaacaatatatatatatatatatatatatatatatatatatatatatatatatatatatatatatatatatatatatatatatatatatatatatatatatatatatatatatatatatatatatatatatatatatatatatatatatatataatatataatcttatattgcaaattaagatttattaatttcagaCTAATTAAATGGCATTTATATGAAATGGAAACATGATAGGTATATTAAGCACTAGGAAGAAGGGAAAAGACATTGCGTCAGTTTACATCGTGACACATGCACAAACGAGATAGAAATTTAAGTgattttactataagattttGATAGGCATTTCTTTGTCACatgtcgatttaggcaagggaatcttaggtatctttttaaaaagatgtgcagatgttaaagatttttatcccgtCGTTCCCAGTGCGGGAATCACGAGGTCATCAATTTTGTTAAGCGcgtattagaaatatataaataaaaaaaagtggaaattgaatcagtaaataatataacattttagaatgaaattaacatgggttaatttaaaaattagggaattaatttggatttaaattaagagatatcattacataaatatgataaacatgtaaaaaaatttatttcatattaatgtcactgatattaataaatcttaattacGTAAGAGATCAATTCTGTATCAAATACCTGCTACATATGTCCACTGAAAAACGCATTGTGAACACGAAAGTCCTTTGGGAAGTTGTAGTTTCACAGTTATGCCTCCATTTCCTTTATTtccaatataatattttgttcctcCGCCATTAGCCAGTTTCAAAGGATATTTATCCAGGCATTCTTGCGTTGCTTCCTTCTTTGGATTATTGTTGGGGCAGATCTTGAATTCGAAGTAGCCTCTATGGTTTGTAGTGACATCAACGACTGCGTCCATAATCTGAAAGAACGAAAATGACCATTGTTTTAGGAATAATTGTATTGAAGatgatgaaaatttctttaaaaaattaatttatttaacaaggttattttttatttgtattattgttaAACCTTGAGATCTTGcacctttaattttatttaaaaggctttcagaaagaaaaaaaggctctttggatttgaaagttctgaaatttaacaaatttatctaaaatggtGATATCTACAAATTCAAATTCCtgattttaattgttgtaattattttttaaaaattttcgtttcagtGCCATTCTAATTTGgtttttaataacatttgcaATATACATAAATATCTCATTAAGAAACAATTctaagtatttataatattcgtcttataaaattaatttcaatctgttttcgtatattttaaaagataaaaattatgtctTTAAATGTCACTTACCTGCCCCGGTGAATAATGTCCGGAAATTATACCTTCGCCGTATTTTCCCCCAGCTTCATTTTCTCTTGGGTGGGGCATATTGTAAGGATCTCCACAAATACCACACTTGCCGCCATTTCTTTGCCactgaatcttaaaaataataaataaataacttttatcaatATAATGCCATAATACTTTTTCACAATGgtataaaaaagatttacatAAAGTAACTATGATCCTGGCTGTTACTACCATACtttactgtacatttttttttaattacaattgccAAAGGAAATAAAGCAAATGTTTTACTTaacggaaaataaataaaagaatcagcATCATTTTGAAAGTAGGATAGGattctttttaatcaaaacattcatgtctttttaatattttaatatgtttttgatttatGGCATTCAATTTCCTTAATCCTGATTCCAACTTTAAatccgaatttcattaatttttagaatattgggTTCCAATTTCATCAACacacatgaaaaatattattgaggcTCTGTAG
Above is a genomic segment from Argiope bruennichi chromosome 1, qqArgBrue1.1, whole genome shotgun sequence containing:
- the LOC129966943 gene encoding uncharacterized protein LOC129966943, which translates into the protein MQMVLWTIISIWLQLPILVWSHARLMIPPSRSSMWRLGFPTKRNFNDNALYCGGIQIQWQRNGGKCGICGDPYNMPHPRENEAGGKYGEGIISGHYSPGQIMDAVVDVTTNHRGYFEFKICPNNNPKKEATQECLDKYPLKLANGGGTKYYIGNKGNGGITVKLQLPKGLSCSQCVFQWTYVAGNNWGRCEDGQSRLGCGPQETFRGCADIAIGKSYNSFPYSPNQNDIRNKYFDFSPFSKSTKQKYSKDTSITKYPKYALEISKQSQRNKSTNTIKSKYSNAKIPTHPSSWLNLQFGEKPTTSPKLQNGTSQKPAFLWKYQQPQAYFNTYRETHFSSIQNTATLKPDEIFFSGLSNSDTHFKESDLSKLLQQEDKEIRLLKFYLQNPRASNSHNVTRGFTLNGRSYKDFWFL